Proteins encoded by one window of Acuticoccus sp. MNP-M23:
- a CDS encoding FAD-binding oxidoreductase gives MSDTAYALDVAPPLPSEAALPDRTDAIIVGGGLTGLSAALHLTRHGLRTTLVEAGGIGDGASGRNGGQLHPGQRRDQRWLEAHGGARLADALWRLGEEALALVHALRTELKADCAWRPGLIEACHTDAAFAEATALADDMNARYRTGHEVLDHTALASAIGTRRYVGGVRDPHGGHMNPLALVRALADAAHVEGAHLHGGTRAMSVRQTPHGWSVRVTRAGRTHEILAQTVILAGNGYMRGLSPYLDARVMPLRNYIIATERLTEPVIPAGEAVADSRAVIRYFRQDSEGRMVFGGGESFGRGPSDIAAFVRPYLAEVYPQLKDMPIVAAWQGTLGITRDRMPIIRRLSPGLYAGAGFSGQGLGLATFAGKVIADAVAGEASRLDVFSRIAAPPFPGGRLFQTPLAQLAMAWFSIRDRLG, from the coding sequence ATGTCCGACACCGCCTATGCGCTCGACGTCGCGCCGCCTCTCCCGTCCGAAGCCGCCCTGCCGGACCGCACCGACGCCATCATTGTCGGCGGCGGCCTGACGGGGCTGTCCGCCGCGCTGCACCTCACGCGCCATGGCCTGCGCACCACGCTGGTGGAGGCCGGCGGCATCGGCGACGGTGCATCGGGCCGCAATGGCGGGCAGCTTCACCCCGGCCAGCGGCGCGACCAGCGGTGGCTCGAGGCGCATGGCGGTGCCAGGCTGGCCGATGCCCTGTGGCGGCTTGGCGAGGAGGCCCTTGCGCTGGTTCATGCGCTCCGAACCGAACTGAAAGCCGACTGCGCCTGGAGGCCGGGCCTCATCGAGGCCTGCCACACGGACGCCGCCTTTGCGGAAGCCACCGCCCTCGCCGACGACATGAACGCGCGCTACCGCACCGGGCACGAAGTGCTGGACCACACGGCCCTTGCCAGCGCCATCGGAACGCGCCGCTACGTGGGCGGCGTGCGCGATCCGCACGGCGGCCACATGAACCCGCTTGCCCTCGTGCGCGCCCTTGCCGACGCGGCCCATGTGGAGGGTGCCCACCTTCACGGCGGGACCCGCGCAATGTCCGTCCGCCAGACGCCGCACGGCTGGTCCGTGCGCGTGACCCGGGCCGGCCGCACGCACGAGATCCTGGCGCAGACGGTCATTCTTGCCGGCAACGGCTACATGCGCGGGCTCTCCCCCTACCTGGACGCACGGGTGATGCCGCTCAGGAACTACATCATCGCCACAGAGCGGCTGACCGAGCCCGTCATTCCCGCCGGAGAGGCCGTGGCCGACAGCCGCGCCGTGATCCGCTATTTCCGGCAGGACAGCGAGGGCCGCATGGTCTTCGGCGGCGGCGAGAGCTTCGGGCGCGGCCCGTCGGATATTGCCGCCTTCGTCCGGCCCTACCTTGCCGAGGTCTATCCGCAGTTGAAGGACATGCCGATTGTGGCCGCCTGGCAGGGGACGCTCGGGATCACGCGGGACCGGATGCCCATCATCCGCCGCCTGTCGCCCGGCCTTTATGCCGGCGCCGGCTTCTCCGGCCAAGGCCTTGGCCTTGCCACCTTCGCCGGCAAGGTGATTGCCGATGCGGTGGCCGGGGAAGCCAGCCGGCTCGACGTGTTCTCCCGCATCGCAGCGCCCCCCTTCCCCGGCGGCCGCCTGTTCCAGACGCCGCTGGCCCAGCTTGCCATGGCCTGGTTCTCCATCCGCGACCGGCTCGGCTGA
- a CDS encoding glutamine synthetase family protein: MTAPNDGSRRRGVANHEEAIVWLKSRGIQDVECIVPDQAGVARGKLMPTEKFTRSPSITMPTSIFAQTISGEYPEEDDNFTYDPTDGDLTFTPDYATLAVVPWASDPAAQLIHDARYKDGRPVDHAPRQVLKRVIDLYERKGMRPVVAPEIEFYLVKPNHDPDYPLEPPIGRSGRPEIGRQSFSIAAVNEFDDLFDDIYEYAEAQGLEIDTLIHEEGAAQMEINLLHGDAVDLADQVFMFKRTIREAALRHNMYATFMAKPMSNEPGSAMHIHSSLLDVETGRPIFSDAEGNPTKEFFSFIAGHQRYLPSVMCILAPYVNSYRRLERYTASPINVHWGYDNRTVGLRVPHSPPEARRLENRIPSSDANPYLAMAASLACGLLGLEEGIHPDDPIEGSARELPYGLPRSLLEAVALFEQNEPLGDIFGKSFIYTYRAIKQAEFETFMRVISPWEREYLLLNV, encoded by the coding sequence GTGACCGCGCCCAATGACGGCTCGCGCCGCCGGGGCGTTGCCAACCATGAAGAAGCGATCGTGTGGCTGAAGAGCCGCGGCATCCAGGATGTCGAGTGCATCGTTCCCGATCAGGCCGGCGTCGCGCGCGGCAAGCTGATGCCCACCGAAAAATTCACCCGCTCGCCGTCGATCACGATGCCAACGTCGATCTTCGCGCAGACCATCTCGGGCGAGTACCCGGAAGAAGACGATAATTTCACCTACGATCCCACCGACGGTGACCTCACCTTCACGCCGGACTATGCGACCCTCGCCGTGGTCCCCTGGGCCTCCGACCCCGCAGCGCAGCTGATCCACGACGCGCGCTACAAGGATGGCCGGCCCGTCGACCACGCGCCGCGCCAGGTTCTAAAGCGGGTGATCGATCTTTATGAGCGCAAGGGGATGCGCCCGGTGGTCGCCCCCGAGATCGAGTTCTATCTCGTCAAGCCGAACCACGACCCGGACTATCCGCTGGAACCGCCCATCGGCCGTTCGGGCCGGCCCGAGATCGGCCGGCAGAGCTTTTCCATCGCCGCCGTCAACGAGTTCGACGACCTGTTCGACGACATCTACGAATATGCCGAGGCGCAAGGGCTGGAGATCGACACCCTCATCCACGAAGAGGGCGCCGCGCAGATGGAGATCAACCTTCTCCACGGCGACGCTGTGGACCTTGCCGACCAGGTGTTCATGTTCAAGCGGACCATCCGCGAAGCGGCACTGCGCCACAACATGTACGCAACCTTCATGGCGAAGCCGATGAGCAACGAGCCCGGCTCGGCCATGCACATCCACTCCTCCCTTCTGGACGTGGAGACGGGGCGGCCGATCTTTTCCGATGCGGAAGGCAACCCCACCAAGGAGTTCTTCTCCTTCATTGCCGGCCATCAGCGCTATCTGCCCAGCGTGATGTGCATTCTTGCCCCTTACGTGAATTCGTACCGCCGGCTTGAACGCTACACCGCCTCTCCCATCAACGTGCACTGGGGCTACGACAACCGCACGGTGGGCCTGCGCGTCCCCCACTCGCCGCCGGAAGCGCGGCGGCTCGAAAACCGCATCCCGTCGTCCGACGCCAACCCCTATCTGGCGATGGCAGCATCGCTGGCCTGCGGCCTTCTGGGCCTGGAGGAAGGCATCCATCCCGACGATCCGATCGAAGGGTCGGCGCGTGAACTCCCCTACGGCCTCCCCCGCAGCCTTCTCGAAGCGGTCGCCCTGTTCGAGCAGAACGAGCCGCTGGGCGATATTTTCGGCAAGTCGTTCATCTATACCTACCGGGCCATCAAGCAGGCGGAGTTCGAGACCTTCATGCGCGTGATCAGCCCCTGGGAGCGGGAATACCTTCTCCTCAACGTCTGA
- a CDS encoding PRC-barrel domain-containing protein, translated as MSKKTSLLLATVSAIVIAGSPVLAQNDANVTIVKPQTDTPVENAAEATGNAVENAAEATGNAAQNAVDATANAAGNAADATADAADDAADATQNAAENAVDATQNAAGNAADATENAVDATANAADNAADATANAAGNAVDATANAADDAADATENAAENAADATESTAEKAMDAVGDAANATVDAAKSAAATVSNAAKDLVDGNDDADVTVTTVDAAPAKGTPIDGQIFEQSANTFLASTLMDATVVNPAGDEIGDVNDMVVNSDGTVSGVLIGVGGFLGIGEKNVAIALDQLKISEIDDELTFMLNATEAELKAAPEFVSEADMRAAAN; from the coding sequence ATGTCGAAAAAGACCAGCCTGCTGCTCGCTACCGTATCCGCCATCGTCATCGCCGGTAGCCCGGTCCTTGCGCAGAATGATGCGAACGTGACGATTGTGAAGCCGCAGACCGATACGCCGGTCGAGAATGCGGCAGAAGCCACGGGCAATGCTGTCGAGAACGCAGCCGAAGCCACGGGCAACGCTGCGCAAAACGCGGTGGACGCCACGGCCAATGCAGCCGGGAACGCCGCAGACGCAACGGCCGATGCTGCTGACGATGCAGCCGACGCCACGCAGAACGCTGCTGAAAATGCAGTGGATGCAACGCAGAACGCGGCCGGCAACGCCGCGGATGCCACTGAAAATGCAGTGGACGCAACGGCGAACGCTGCAGACAACGCAGCGGACGCGACGGCGAACGCCGCTGGCAACGCAGTCGACGCGACGGCGAACGCTGCCGATGACGCAGCCGATGCCACCGAGAACGCTGCTGAAAACGCTGCGGACGCCACCGAAAGCACCGCCGAAAAGGCGATGGACGCTGTGGGCGACGCTGCAAACGCCACGGTCGACGCTGCCAAAAGCGCTGCGGCCACCGTGTCGAACGCTGCCAAGGACCTCGTTGACGGTAACGACGATGCGGACGTGACGGTCACCACCGTTGATGCAGCGCCGGCCAAAGGCACCCCCATCGACGGTCAGATCTTCGAGCAGAGCGCCAACACGTTCCTCGCGTCCACTTTGATGGATGCCACGGTCGTGAACCCGGCCGGTGACGAGATCGGCGATGTGAACGACATGGTCGTGAACTCAGACGGCACCGTCAGCGGCGTTCTGATCGGCGTCGGCGGTTTCCTCGGCATCGGTGAAAAGAATGTGGCCATTGCGCTCGACCAGCTGAAGATCAGCGAAATCGACGACGAGCTGACCTTCATGCTGAATGCGACCGAAGCGGAGCTGAAGGCAGCGCCCGAGTTCGTGAGCGAAGCTGACATGCGCGCCGCTGCCAACTAA
- a CDS encoding mechanosensitive ion channel domain-containing protein, with product MDPNNFSDGWVSGVLAWLTIQGVNIALALVLLVVGWWLIKILRNWFLRYTERSDYIDPLVESFLASLLYYGMLAVLLIAVLSLVGVETTSLIAVLGAASLAVGLALQGSLTSLAAGVMIIVLRPIRIGDYIDVSGKAGTVKSITLFMTELATYDNIQIMMPNSEVWGSAITNYSIYPTRMLDVGVGIDYEDSIEDALQILREIADEETKVLSDPAPNAYVDEIGESSIDLNLRVWVAASDYWPMRRELMKEVKERIEGGGLSIPYPHRQIVPVKERPGGSAKSANTAKTASPTKAARPAKAAKSAS from the coding sequence ATGGATCCCAACAATTTTTCCGACGGCTGGGTCAGCGGCGTCCTGGCCTGGCTCACCATCCAGGGTGTCAATATTGCGCTCGCCCTCGTCCTGCTCGTCGTGGGCTGGTGGCTGATCAAGATCCTGCGCAACTGGTTCCTGCGCTACACCGAGCGAAGCGACTATATCGACCCGTTGGTGGAATCCTTCCTCGCCAGCCTGCTCTACTACGGCATGCTGGCTGTGCTGCTGATTGCGGTGCTCAGCCTTGTCGGGGTCGAAACCACCAGCCTCATCGCGGTCCTTGGCGCGGCCTCGCTGGCCGTCGGCCTTGCGCTGCAGGGGTCGCTCACGTCGCTGGCTGCGGGTGTGATGATCATCGTCCTCCGCCCCATCCGCATCGGCGACTATATCGACGTGAGCGGCAAGGCGGGGACGGTGAAGTCCATCACGCTGTTCATGACCGAGCTTGCCACCTACGACAATATTCAGATCATGATGCCCAATTCGGAGGTCTGGGGCAGCGCGATCACCAACTACTCGATCTACCCGACGCGGATGCTCGATGTCGGTGTCGGCATCGACTACGAGGATTCCATCGAGGACGCGCTGCAGATCCTGCGCGAAATCGCCGATGAGGAAACCAAGGTCCTGTCCGACCCCGCGCCCAACGCCTACGTGGACGAGATCGGCGAATCGTCGATCGATCTGAACCTGCGGGTCTGGGTTGCCGCGTCCGATTACTGGCCCATGCGCCGCGAGCTGATGAAAGAGGTCAAGGAGCGGATCGAGGGTGGCGGTCTGTCGATCCCCTACCCGCACCGCCAGATCGTGCCGGTCAAGGAGCGCCCCGGCGGATCCGCCAAATCCGCAAACACGGCAAAGACTGCAAGCCCGACCAAAGCTGCAAGACCGGCAAAGGCCGCCAAGTCCGCCAGCTGA
- a CDS encoding adenylate/guanylate cyclase domain-containing protein has product MLWRPLAQAVGWVVSVGIVATDEAVRRRQRFVNTGAVLGAIASTQHAVEQWLAGEAMHPLAVHNAIFAVVHLITPLFHRVSANAAAIWLCSAIILGTQRVIWLTGLDGGAQVYFACTAGAFLFFGPQNWRLYVAVVAAAFASVIGALALAPLHGPVAVAAPAYTRQLASLVVINVMVINVWLFTYALLKTYRAEAALGAEVERADRLLLAILPRPIARTLKGDPKALVADRHEAVTIFFADLVGFTSAARTASPERLVAWLDGLFKAVDALAETHKVEKIKTIGDAYMAVSGVQVPPEVGADRVAGFAIAFRDLVRATPGLDGGPLNARVGIHTGPVVAGVIGGTRFAYDLWGDAVNTASRMESHGAPDKIQISAATRALLSKGFETLPRGSVAVKGLGAVDTFWLETRAADLSGTGGLATDKLL; this is encoded by the coding sequence GTGCTTTGGCGCCCGCTTGCGCAGGCGGTGGGGTGGGTGGTTTCGGTCGGCATCGTGGCGACCGACGAGGCGGTCCGACGGCGCCAGAGGTTCGTCAACACCGGCGCCGTTCTCGGCGCCATCGCCTCCACGCAGCACGCCGTCGAGCAATGGCTGGCGGGTGAGGCGATGCACCCGCTTGCGGTCCACAATGCCATCTTCGCGGTCGTCCACCTCATCACGCCGCTGTTCCACCGCGTGTCGGCCAATGCCGCGGCCATCTGGCTGTGCAGCGCCATCATTCTTGGCACCCAGCGTGTCATCTGGCTGACGGGGCTCGATGGCGGCGCACAGGTCTATTTTGCCTGCACCGCGGGCGCGTTCCTGTTTTTCGGCCCGCAGAACTGGCGGCTCTACGTGGCCGTTGTCGCCGCCGCGTTCGCCAGCGTGATCGGTGCGCTCGCCCTCGCGCCGCTGCACGGGCCTGTCGCCGTGGCCGCCCCGGCCTACACCCGGCAGCTGGCTTCACTCGTGGTGATCAACGTGATGGTCATCAACGTGTGGCTTTTCACTTACGCGCTCCTCAAGACATACCGGGCCGAGGCCGCGCTGGGCGCAGAGGTGGAACGGGCCGATCGCCTGCTTCTTGCGATCCTGCCCCGGCCCATCGCGCGCACCCTGAAGGGCGATCCCAAGGCGCTGGTCGCAGACCGTCACGAAGCCGTCACCATCTTCTTTGCCGACCTGGTCGGCTTCACCAGTGCCGCGCGCACGGCGTCCCCCGAGCGGCTGGTGGCCTGGCTGGACGGGCTGTTCAAGGCTGTCGACGCGCTGGCCGAGACGCACAAGGTGGAGAAGATCAAGACCATCGGCGACGCCTACATGGCAGTTTCCGGCGTGCAGGTGCCGCCGGAGGTGGGCGCAGACCGCGTCGCGGGTTTCGCCATCGCCTTTCGCGATCTGGTGCGCGCCACGCCGGGGCTGGACGGCGGACCGCTCAACGCGCGGGTCGGCATCCACACAGGGCCGGTGGTGGCCGGGGTGATCGGCGGCACGCGCTTCGCGTATGATCTGTGGGGCGACGCGGTGAACACGGCCTCGCGCATGGAAAGCCACGGCGCGCCGGACAAGATCCAGATCTCCGCCGCAACCCGCGCGCTGCTTTCCAAAGGCTTTGAAACGCTGCCGCGCGGCAGCGTGGCGGTCAAAGGGCTAGGCGCGGTGGACACGTTCTGGCTGGAGACGCGCGCAGCGGATCTGTCCGGGACCGGCGGTCTTGCAACAGACAAACTGCTATAG